From Vigna unguiculata cultivar IT97K-499-35 chromosome 5, ASM411807v1, whole genome shotgun sequence, the proteins below share one genomic window:
- the LOC114184161 gene encoding disease resistance protein RFL1-like, producing the protein MGRPKHDHYWNEVDEEKDGKLKCKKCGHKFKGGVSRIEAHIKGTGGIRKCSPPLNDTTFSNHSEQHMNVIDTSPAGERTEEMTDGRSINHGGVQLSSLGGVVEGDQGMVEMVGGAANPENSPSLTLLSEGLDAENGHGAVTTLESDCDELISDLTSKEEDIQGQLQLMESRGKKRKGKVDGWLKELQDMKQRAIEVKTTLNNEMYLVEELQEQMYLVEELKKKIPHLNNEMPLVLSNEFVGREFEENVEKMWDLLREDKVFIIGIHGMGGVGKTFLATYMESEIKRTKTFKDVVWVTVSHDFTIFKLQQHIAEILKIKLYGDDERERAVILASELEKRENIVLILDDVWKYIDMEKVGIPLRIKGNKLIITSRLRHVCRQMDCLPSNMIGVMPFNYGNIFDDDHFELFLLKLGDHGTPSTLPSQVLGIARSMVGKCEGLPLGISVMARTMKGETRIHWWRHALNKLDKLEMGVEMQEEVLTVLRRSYDNLTEKDVQKCFLYSALLPNPLRRDLLIMNRVNMVLLNGKRRLEEIFDEANVIVDKLINHSLLLEDLEDNSELTMHALVRKMALNIIKENGSNLMVKCDESMEKIPDIEE; encoded by the exons ATGGGTAGACCAAAACATGATCACTACTGGaatgaagttgatgaagaaaaagaTGGTAAATTGAAGTGTAAGAAATGCGGACATAAATTTAAAGGAGGAGTTTCAAGAATTGAAGCACATATTAAGGGAACAGGAGGCATTCGTAAATGCTCCCCTCCCCTTAATGATACAACATTTTCAAATCATTCCGAACAACACATGAATGTTATCGATACATCACCAG CTGGTGAAAGGACCGAGGAAATGACTGATGGTCGTTCAATTAACCATGGAGGAGTACAATTATCATCATTAGGAGGAG TGGTTGAAGGTGATCAAGGGATGGTAGAAATGGTTGGTGGTGCAGCTAACCCTGAAAACAGTCCATCATTAACCCTTTTATCAGAAG GTCTTGATGCAGAAAATGGTCATGGTGCTGTGACTACTTTAGAAAGTGACTGTGATGAGTTGATATCCGATCTAACAAGTAAGGAAGAGGACATTCAAGGACAATTACAATTGATGGAGTCACGTGGCAAGAAGCGCAAGGGAAAAGTTGATGGGTGGTTGAAAGAACTACAGGACATGAAACAAAGAGCTATCGAAGTGAAAACAACACTGAATAATGAGATGtatttagttgaagaactaCAAGAACAAATGTATTTAgttgaagaattaaaaaaaaaaataccacatTTGAATAATGAGATGCCTTTGGTGTTGTCAAATGAATTTGTTGGCCGGGAATTTGAGGAAAATGTTGAGAAGATGTGGGATCTTCTGCGAGAGGATAAAGTTTTCATCATTGGCATACATGGAATGGGGGGAGTGGGAAAAACATTCCTAGCAACTTACATGGAAAGTGAGATAAAGAGAACCAAAACTTTCAAAGATGTCGTATGGGTAACTGTTTCCCATGATTTCACCATTTTCAAATTGCAACAACACATTgcagaaatattaaaaataaagcttTATGGAGATGATGAGAGGGAAAGAGCAGTGATTTTGGCGTCAGAGttggaaaaaagagaaaatatagtACTTATTTTGGATGATGTTTGGAAATATATTGATATGGAAAAGGTCGGAATTCCTCTTCGAATAAAGGGTAATAAATTGATCATCACAAGTCGTTTGAGACATGTTTGCCGACAAATGGATTGCCTGCCAAGTAATATGATAGGAGTGATGCCTTTCAATTATGGTAAtatttttgatgatgatcatttcgagttatttttgttaaaacttGGAGACCATGGGACACCTTCAACACTTCCCTCTCAAGTTTTGGGTATTGCAAGATCTATGGTAGGGAAATGTGAAGGTTTACCACTTGGAATCAGTGTAATGGCTCGAACAATGAAAGGGGAAACTAGAATACACTGGTGGAGACATGCCCTGAATAAACTTGACAAATTGGAAATGGGAGTGGAGATGCAGGAAGAAGTCTTAACTGTACTGAGACGTAGCTATGATAATTTAACTGAAAAGGATGTGCAAAAATGTTTCTTGTATAGTGCATTGCTACCAAATCCTCTAAGAAGAGATCTTTTGATTATGAATCGTGTTAATATGGTACTGTTAAATGGAAAGAGGAGGTTGGAAGAAATATTTGACGAAGCAAATGTCATAGTGGATAAACTCATAAATCATTCTTTATTGTTGGAGGATTTGGAGGATAATTCGGAGCTAACGATGCATGCTCTGGTGAGGAAAATGGCCTTGAATATCATCAAAGAGAATGGTAGTAACTTGATGGTAAAATGTGATGAAAGTATGGAAAAGATACCTGACATTGAGGAATGA